In Primulina eburnea isolate SZY01 chromosome 5, ASM2296580v1, whole genome shotgun sequence, a single window of DNA contains:
- the LOC140832642 gene encoding uncharacterized protein isoform X1 yields MDRYQKVEKPKAETPIDENEIRITSQGRMRSYITYAMTLLQEKDRDEIVFKAMGRAINKTVAMVELVKRRIVDLHQITAIHSIDITDTWEPSEEGLQTLETTRKVSMITITLSKKELDQTNLGYQPPIPADQVKVYTELNYDGEGSPSGRGRGRGRFGRGRGRPRVAGNDFASAEYEDEGYERNRSYTRGAGRGRGRNFRDRFRGGYNNPSMEPQNDTEGYDQEAPRGRGRGRGRGSRGRGRGFRSNGPVHAVAGVD; encoded by the exons ATGGATCGGTACCAGAAGGTGGAGAAGCCGAAAGCGGAGACACCAATTGATGAAAACGAGATTAGGATTACAAGTCAAGGCAGGATGCGAAGCTACATCACTTATGCCATGACTTTGCTTCAG GAAAAGGATCGAGATGAAATAGTGTTCAAAGCAATGGGTAGAGCTATCAATAAAACTGTAGCGATGGTGGAACTAGTGAAG AGGAGAATTGTTGATCTTCACCAAATTACAGCAATTCATTCCATCGACATTACTGACACCTGGGAACCCTCTGAGGAAGGTCTCCAAAC CCTTGAAACCACAAGGAAAGTGTCTATGATCACAATTACTCTCTCAAAGAAGGAGTTGGACCAGACAAATCTTGG GTACCAACCTCCAATACCAGCTGACCAGGTGAAGGTGTATACAGAGCTCAACTATGATGGAG AGGGTTCACCTTCAGGACGAGGACGAGGAAGAGGAAGATTTGGTAGAGGAAGGGGGAGGCCCAGAG TTGCTGGAAATGACTTTGCATCTGCTGAATATGAAGATGAAGGCTATGAACGGAATCGCAGTTATACCAGGGGTGCGGGACGAGGAAGAGGTCGCAATTTCCGTGACCGTTTTAGGGGAGGTTACAATAATCCTTCAATGGAGCCTCAGAATGATACTGAAGGCTATGATCAAGAAGCACCACGAG GTCGGGGAAGGGGGAGAGGGAGGGGCTCTCGTGGCAGGGGTCGAGGATTCAGATCTAATGGACCAGTCCATGCTGTTGCTGGAGTGGATTAG
- the LOC140832642 gene encoding uncharacterized protein isoform X2 yields the protein MGRAINKTVAMVELVKRRIVDLHQITAIHSIDITDTWEPSEEGLQTLETTRKVSMITITLSKKELDQTNLGYQPPIPADQVKVYTELNYDGEGSPSGRGRGRGRFGRGRGRPRVAGNDFASAEYEDEGYERNRSYTRGAGRGRGRNFRDRFRGGYNNPSMEPQNDTEGYDQEAPRGRGRGRGRGSRGRGRGFRSNGPVHAVAGVD from the exons ATGGGTAGAGCTATCAATAAAACTGTAGCGATGGTGGAACTAGTGAAG AGGAGAATTGTTGATCTTCACCAAATTACAGCAATTCATTCCATCGACATTACTGACACCTGGGAACCCTCTGAGGAAGGTCTCCAAAC CCTTGAAACCACAAGGAAAGTGTCTATGATCACAATTACTCTCTCAAAGAAGGAGTTGGACCAGACAAATCTTGG GTACCAACCTCCAATACCAGCTGACCAGGTGAAGGTGTATACAGAGCTCAACTATGATGGAG AGGGTTCACCTTCAGGACGAGGACGAGGAAGAGGAAGATTTGGTAGAGGAAGGGGGAGGCCCAGAG TTGCTGGAAATGACTTTGCATCTGCTGAATATGAAGATGAAGGCTATGAACGGAATCGCAGTTATACCAGGGGTGCGGGACGAGGAAGAGGTCGCAATTTCCGTGACCGTTTTAGGGGAGGTTACAATAATCCTTCAATGGAGCCTCAGAATGATACTGAAGGCTATGATCAAGAAGCACCACGAG GTCGGGGAAGGGGGAGAGGGAGGGGCTCTCGTGGCAGGGGTCGAGGATTCAGATCTAATGGACCAGTCCATGCTGTTGCTGGAGTGGATTAG
- the LOC140832637 gene encoding monooxygenase 2-like, translated as MDPAICEDIVVVGAGISGLATALGLHRLGIRSLVLESSENLRITGFALTMWTNAWRALDALGIGDLLRSRSVQIQGYQLASANINQTTSERSSEANVKFNFENRCVRRKDLLETLAGELPEGTIRFSSKVALIEESEKFKLVHLADGSVIKTKVLIGCDGVHSIVAKWLGLQNAVSCGRSSIRGFVSYPNPHGYEPKIHVHLEGGVRYGLIPCSDKSVYWACTFDPTIFKHEGDEPTPSEMKQFVVANVRSAPMQVSDVVGRTELDFINYAPLKFRLPWNILLGKILKNNVCVAGDAFHPMTPDLGQGGCSAVEGGVILARCLGEALLTKTEGHEQAKDDEFVRIEKGLEKYVKERRWRCFSLISIAYLFGLIQQNEGKMISYLRKKFLSNYFAVTMVKMADFDCGELSVPIP; from the exons ATGGACCCGGCGATATGTGAAGATATTGTTGTAGTTGGGGCTGGCATTTCTGGTCTGGCCACGGCCTTGGGACTTCACAG ATTGGGTATACGGAGCCTGGTGTTAGAATCATCGGAGAATTTAAGGATTACGGGGTTTGCGCTGACGATGTGGACAAATGCGTGGAGGGCGCTGGATGCACTTGGGATTGGAGATTTGCTGAGAAGTAGATCTGTGCAAATTCAAGG ATATCAACTTGCTTCTGCAAATATCAACCAGACTACTTCTGAGAGATCCTCTGAGGCAAATGTCAAATT CAATTTTGAAAACCGATGTGTGAGAAGGAAAGATTTATTAGAAACCTTGGCGGGTGAATTGCCAGAGGGAACCATCCGATTCTCTTCAAAAGTTGCTTTGATCGAAGAATCTGAGAAATTCAAACTAGTGCATCTTGCCGACGGATCTGTTATAAAAACTAAG GTGTTGATTGGGTGTGATGGAGTGCATTCTATTGTAGCAAAGTGGTTGGGGCTTCAAAATGCTGTCAGCTGTGGGAGATCATCAATAAGAGGCTTCGTAAGCTACCCGAATCCACACGGGTACGAGCCGAAAATCCACGTGCATTTGGAGGGAGGCGTGCGATATGGCCTTATTCCTTGTAGTGACAAGAGTGTGTATTGGGCATGCACTTTCGATCCAACCATCTTCAAAC ATGAAGGGGACGAACCAACCCCCTCGGAAATGAAGCAATTCGTGGTGGCCAATGTTCGAAGTGCACCGATGCAAGTATCCGACGTAGTAGGGAGGACCGAGCTAGACTTCATCAACTACGCTCCTCTGAAATTCAGGCTACCTTGGAACATTTTACTAGGAAAAATTCTGAAAAACAACGTTTGTGTAGCCGGGGACGCTTTCCATCCTATGACACCGGATTTAGGCCAAGGCGGATGCTCCGCTGTGGAAGGGGGCGTAATTCTTGCTAGGTGTCTCGGTGAGGCTTTGTTAACAAAAACAGAAGGACATGAGCAAGCAAAAGATGATGAATTTGTGAGGATTGAAAAGGGGTTGGAGAAGTATGTCAAAGAAAGGAGGTGGAGATGTTTTAGTCTCATTAGTATTGCTTACTTGTTTGGTTTGATTCAACAAAATGAAGGGAAGATGATTAGCTACTTGAGGAAGAAGTTTTTGAGTAATTATTTTGCGGTGACTATGGTGAAGATGGCTGATTTTGACTGTGGGGAGTTGAGTGTTCCGATTCCTTGA
- the LOC140832638 gene encoding probable cinnamyl alcohol dehydrogenase 6, whose protein sequence is MAQTTPNHTQTVSGWAAHDSSGNVVPYTFKRRENGINDVTIKILYCGVCHTDIHHIKNDWGITMYPVVPGHEITGIITKVGSNVTKFNVGDRAGVGCLAATCLDCECCKEEQENYCDQVQFTYNGIFWDGSITYGGYSDFLVADHRYVVRVPESLPMDAAAPLLCAGITVFCPFKDNNLVDSSGKRVGIVGLGGLGHVAVKFAKAFGHHVTVISTSPSKETEAKDRLGADDFILSTNPKQMLSKKRTLDFILDTVSAKHSLGPTLELLKVNGTLVVVGAPDKPIDLPSFPLIFGKRVVKGSMIGSIKETQEMMDLCGKHNITCDIEVVTTQKINEALDRLANNDVKYRFVIDIAGESSNL, encoded by the exons ATGGCCCAAACAACTCCAAATCACACGCAGACTGTCTCCGGCTGGGCTGCTCATGATTCCTCCGGCAACGTAGTTCCTTACACCTTCAAACGCAG AGAAAATGGGATCAATGACGTCACCATCAAGATTCTTTATTGTGGGGTGTGTCACACAGATATCCACCATATCAAGAACGACTGGGGAATTACCATGTACCCTGTTGTTCCCGg GCATGAAATTACTGGGATTATAACGAAAGTGGGGAGCAATGTGACCAAGTTCAATGTGGGAGATCGGGCGGGAGTGGGGTGCTTGGCTGCTACTTGCCTGGATTGCGAGTGTTGCAAGGAAGAACAAGAGAACTACTGCGACCAAGTTCAGTTCACATACAATGGCATCTTCTGGGATGGCTCCATCACTTATGGAGGCTACTCCGATTTTCTTGTCGCAGATCATAG ATACGTTGTACGAGTGCCGGAGAGCTTGCCGATGGATGCCGCGGCACCTCTTTTGTGTGCTGGAATCACTGTGTTTTGTCCTTTTAAAGACAATAACTTGGTGGACTCGAGTGGGAAAAGAGTAGGCATAGTTGGACTTGGAGGCCTAGGCCATGTTGCTGTCAAATTTGCAAAGGCTTTTGGCCATCATGTAACTGTCATTAGCACATCTCCCTCCAAAGAGACAGAAGCCAAAGACAGACTAGGTGCCGATGATTTCATTCTCAGCACCAATCCTAAACAAATGCTG TCCAAGAAAAGGACCCTAGATTTTATTTTGGACACAGTATCAGCCAAACACTCCCTTGGACCAACCTTGGAGTTATTGAAAGTGAACGGGACTCTGGTGGTTGTTGGTGCACCGGATAAACCCATCGATCTTCCATCTTTCCCATTGATTTTTG GGAAAAGAGTGGTGAAAGGGAGTATGATAGGAAGCATTAAAGAAACACAAGAGATGATGGATTTATGTGGGAAGCACAACATAACATGTGACATTGAGGTTGTCACCACCCAAAAAATCAATGAAGCGTTGGATCGCCTCGCCAATAATGATGTCAAGTATCGTTTCGTGATCGATATCGCTGGCGAATCTTCGAACCTTTAG